In one window of Streptomyces sp. NBC_01224 DNA:
- a CDS encoding DJ-1/PfpI family protein, which produces MAPKILIVTGDAAESLEVLYPYQRLREEGYDVHIAAPARKTLRFVVHDFEPGFDTYTEKPGYTWPADLAFSEVDAGNYVALVVPGGRAPEYLRNDAELRKILKAFFDSDRPVAQICHGPLMTAAVGALVGRHVTAYPALEVDMQAAGAVFEDHEAVVDGTLISSRAWPDHSAWMREFLKVLRTKAPVTT; this is translated from the coding sequence ATGGCACCGAAAATCCTGATCGTCACCGGCGACGCCGCCGAGTCCCTGGAAGTCCTCTATCCCTACCAGCGGCTGCGCGAGGAGGGTTACGACGTCCATATCGCGGCCCCCGCCCGCAAGACGCTCCGTTTCGTGGTCCACGACTTCGAGCCCGGCTTCGACACGTACACCGAGAAGCCCGGCTACACCTGGCCCGCCGACCTGGCCTTCTCCGAGGTCGACGCCGGAAATTACGTGGCCCTGGTCGTACCGGGCGGCCGGGCGCCCGAGTATCTGCGCAACGACGCCGAGCTGCGCAAGATCCTCAAGGCGTTCTTCGACTCGGACCGGCCGGTGGCCCAGATCTGCCACGGCCCGCTGATGACGGCGGCGGTCGGCGCACTGGTCGGCCGGCACGTCACCGCGTACCCCGCGCTGGAGGTCGACATGCAGGCGGCGGGCGCCGTCTTCGAGGACCACGAGGCGGTGGTCGACGGCACCCTGATCTCGTCCCGAGCGTGGCCGGACCACTCGGCGTGGATGCGCGAATTCCTGAAGGTGCTCCGCACAAAGGCCCCGGTGACCACCTGA
- a CDS encoding DUF6912 family protein, whose protein sequence is MRVYVPLTLLGLAAAHKAGEIGPGPLTAYAVTPGLREWYVSDDIEELEYAALNRAASASLRLIAGNPDAVRRRVVVAVDVPDGAAVADPDRSLDSSSLGEVRIASSVALTEAAAVHVDADDAEKDVTAAAAALGAADLGDDDAQFTVDGAEDHELLWFGIQEIPNLIG, encoded by the coding sequence ATGCGCGTGTACGTCCCTCTGACGCTCCTCGGTCTCGCAGCGGCGCACAAGGCGGGCGAGATCGGTCCCGGTCCGCTGACCGCCTATGCGGTGACCCCCGGACTGCGTGAGTGGTACGTCTCGGACGACATCGAGGAGCTGGAGTACGCGGCGCTCAACCGGGCCGCTTCCGCCTCGCTGCGCCTGATCGCCGGGAATCCCGACGCGGTCCGTCGGCGGGTCGTCGTCGCTGTCGACGTACCGGACGGCGCGGCCGTGGCCGACCCGGACCGCAGCCTTGACTCGTCGTCGCTCGGCGAGGTGCGGATCGCGTCCTCCGTGGCGCTGACCGAGGCTGCTGCCGTGCATGTCGACGCGGACGACGCCGAGAAGGACGTTACGGCCGCCGCGGCTGCACTGGGCGCGGCGGACCTCGGTGACGACGACGCGCAGTTCACCGTGGACGGCGCCGAGGATCACGAGCTGCTTTGGTTCGGCATTCAGGAGATCCCGAATCTGATCGGGTGA
- the secA gene encoding preprotein translocase subunit SecA — protein MSVFNKLMRAGEGKILRKLHRIADQVSSIEEDFVNLSDAELRALTDEYKERYADGESLDDLLPEAFATVREAAKRVLGQRHYDVQMMGGAALHLGYVAEMKTGEGKTLVGTLPAYLNALSGKGVHLITVNDYLAERDSEMMGRVHKFLGLSVGCILANMTPAQRREQYACDITYGTNNEFGFDYLRDNMAWSADELVQRGHNFAVVDEVDSILVDEARTPLIISGPADQATKWYGDFAKLVTRLSKGEAGNPLKGIEETGDYEVDEKKRTVAIHEPGVAKVEDWLGIENLYESVNTPLVGYLNNAIKAKELFKKDKDYVVIDGEVMIVDEHTGRILAGRRYNEGMHQAIEAKEGVDIKDENQTLATITLQNFFRLYGKLSGMTGTAMTEAAEFHQIYKLGVVPIPTNRPMVRADQSDLIYRTEVAKFAAVVDDIAEKHEKGQPILVGTTSVEKSEYLSQQLSKRGVQHEVLNAKQHDREATIVAQAGRKGAVTVATNMAGRGTDIKLGGNPDDLAEAELRQRGLDPVEHVEEWAAALPAALEKAEQAVKAEFEEVRELGGLYVLGTERHESRRIDNQLRGRSGRQGDPGESRFYLSLGDDLMRLFKAQMVERVMSMANVPDDVPIENKMVTRAIASAQSQVEQQNFETRKNVLKYDEVLNRQREVIYGERRRVLEGEDLQDQIRHFMDDTIDDYIRQETAEGFAEEWDLDRLWGAFKQLYPVKVTVEELEEAAGDRAGITAEFIGESIKDDIHEQYDEREKQLGSDIMRELERRVVLSVLDRKWREHLYEMDYLQEGIGLRAMAQKDPLVEYQREGFDMFNAMMEGIKEESVGYLFNLEVQVEQQVEEVPVQDEAERTSLAKEDLVPAARPEIRAKGLDAPQRPDRLHFSAPTVDGEGGVVEGDFSNGDGGVASESDGLTRAERRKAQKNGGGGRRRKK, from the coding sequence GTGTCCGTCTTCAACAAGCTCATGCGTGCAGGCGAAGGCAAGATCCTGCGCAAACTGCACCGCATCGCGGACCAGGTCAGCTCCATCGAAGAGGACTTCGTCAACCTCTCCGACGCCGAGCTGCGGGCGCTCACCGACGAGTACAAGGAACGGTACGCGGACGGCGAGAGCCTGGACGACCTGCTCCCCGAGGCATTCGCAACCGTCCGTGAGGCCGCCAAGCGGGTCCTCGGACAGCGCCACTACGACGTCCAGATGATGGGCGGCGCAGCCCTGCACCTCGGCTATGTGGCCGAGATGAAGACCGGCGAGGGCAAGACCCTGGTCGGCACCCTGCCTGCGTATCTCAACGCACTCTCCGGCAAGGGCGTGCACCTGATCACGGTCAATGACTATCTGGCCGAGCGTGACTCCGAAATGATGGGCCGGGTCCACAAGTTCCTCGGCCTGTCCGTCGGCTGCATCCTCGCCAACATGACGCCGGCCCAGCGCCGTGAGCAGTACGCCTGCGACATCACGTACGGCACGAACAACGAGTTCGGCTTCGACTACCTCCGCGACAACATGGCGTGGTCCGCGGACGAGCTCGTCCAGCGCGGCCACAACTTCGCTGTGGTCGACGAGGTCGACTCGATCCTCGTCGACGAGGCCCGTACGCCGTTGATCATCTCCGGCCCGGCCGACCAGGCCACCAAGTGGTACGGCGACTTCGCCAAGTTGGTCACCCGCCTCAGCAAGGGCGAGGCGGGCAACCCGCTCAAGGGAATCGAGGAGACCGGCGACTACGAGGTCGACGAGAAGAAGCGGACCGTCGCCATCCATGAGCCCGGTGTCGCGAAGGTCGAGGACTGGCTCGGCATCGAGAACCTCTACGAGTCGGTGAACACCCCCCTCGTCGGGTACCTCAACAACGCCATCAAGGCCAAGGAACTCTTCAAGAAGGACAAGGACTACGTCGTCATCGACGGCGAAGTCATGATCGTCGACGAGCACACCGGCCGTATCCTCGCCGGCCGCCGCTACAACGAGGGCATGCACCAGGCGATCGAGGCGAAGGAAGGGGTGGACATCAAGGACGAGAACCAGACGCTCGCCACGATCACCCTGCAGAACTTCTTCCGCCTCTACGGCAAGCTCTCCGGCATGACCGGTACGGCGATGACCGAGGCCGCCGAGTTCCACCAGATCTACAAGCTCGGTGTGGTGCCGATCCCGACCAACCGGCCGATGGTCCGTGCCGACCAGTCGGACCTGATCTACCGCACCGAGGTCGCGAAGTTCGCCGCCGTCGTCGACGACATCGCCGAGAAGCACGAGAAGGGCCAGCCGATCCTGGTCGGCACCACCTCGGTCGAGAAGTCCGAGTACCTCTCGCAGCAGCTCTCCAAGCGTGGTGTCCAGCACGAGGTCCTCAACGCCAAGCAGCACGACCGTGAGGCGACGATCGTCGCTCAGGCCGGCCGCAAGGGCGCGGTCACGGTCGCGACGAACATGGCCGGACGAGGCACCGACATCAAGCTCGGCGGCAACCCCGACGATCTCGCCGAGGCGGAGCTGCGCCAGCGCGGCCTCGACCCCGTCGAGCATGTCGAGGAGTGGGCGGCCGCGCTGCCCGCCGCGCTGGAGAAGGCCGAGCAGGCCGTGAAGGCGGAGTTCGAAGAGGTCAGGGAGCTCGGCGGGCTCTATGTCCTGGGCACCGAGCGGCACGAGTCGCGGCGTATCGACAACCAGCTGCGCGGCCGTTCCGGCCGTCAGGGCGACCCGGGCGAGTCCCGCTTCTATCTGTCGCTCGGCGACGACCTGATGCGGCTGTTCAAGGCGCAGATGGTCGAGCGCGTCATGTCGATGGCCAATGTGCCGGACGACGTGCCGATCGAGAACAAGATGGTGACGCGGGCGATCGCGTCGGCCCAGTCGCAGGTCGAGCAGCAGAACTTCGAGACGCGTAAGAACGTCCTGAAGTACGACGAGGTGCTCAACCGACAGCGCGAGGTCATCTACGGCGAGCGTCGCCGGGTCCTGGAGGGCGAGGATCTGCAGGACCAGATCCGCCACTTCATGGACGACACGATCGACGATTACATCCGTCAGGAGACCGCCGAGGGCTTCGCCGAGGAGTGGGACCTGGACCGGCTGTGGGGTGCGTTCAAGCAGCTCTACCCGGTGAAGGTCACCGTCGAGGAGCTGGAGGAGGCGGCCGGCGACCGGGCAGGGATCACCGCCGAGTTCATCGGTGAGTCCATCAAGGACGACATCCACGAGCAGTACGACGAGCGTGAGAAGCAGCTCGGCTCGGACATCATGCGTGAGCTGGAGCGGCGTGTGGTGCTGTCCGTCCTGGACCGCAAGTGGCGTGAGCACCTCTACGAGATGGACTACCTCCAGGAGGGCATCGGCCTTCGTGCCATGGCGCAGAAGGACCCGCTGGTCGAGTACCAGCGCGAGGGCTTCGACATGTTCAACGCCATGATGGAGGGCATCAAGGAGGAGTCCGTCGGCTACCTGTTCAACCTGGAGGTCCAGGTCGAGCAGCAGGTCGAGGAGGTTCCGGTGCAGGACGAGGCCGAGCGGACCTCGCTCGCCAAGGAGGACCTCGTGCCGGCGGCGCGTCCGGAGATCCGGGCCAAGGGGCTCGATGCTCCGCAGCGGCCGGACCGGCTGCACTTCTCCGCTCCCACGGTGGACGGGGAGGGCGGGGTCGTCGAGGGCGACTTCTCCAACGGTGACGGTGGCGTCGCGTCCGAGTCGGACGGGTTGACTCGGGCGGAGCGGCGCAAGGCGCAGAAGAATGGTGGGGGTGGGCGGCGCCGCAAGAAGTAG
- a CDS encoding Rv3235 family protein codes for MSTNRTRPTGRHDRRRPESVPQQRTRTPRRVRPHHWFAERLLAVLSGQRPVHWMLGHTIGEAYDQLAELAPRTPLRARGARPVIRMCHGAQPAPGVVEAWASIAAGEQVRAMAFRLEQGTDLRWRCAAVELGDEHLQATPTR; via the coding sequence ATGAGCACGAACAGGACCCGGCCCACCGGACGACACGACCGGCGCAGGCCCGAGTCGGTACCACAGCAACGCACAAGGACTCCCCGACGCGTCCGCCCCCACCACTGGTTCGCCGAGCGCCTCCTGGCGGTCCTCAGCGGCCAGCGCCCGGTGCACTGGATGCTCGGACACACCATCGGCGAGGCATACGACCAACTGGCCGAACTGGCCCCCCGGACCCCCCTCAGGGCCCGCGGCGCCCGCCCGGTCATCCGCATGTGCCATGGCGCCCAGCCGGCTCCGGGCGTGGTGGAGGCCTGGGCGAGCATCGCAGCGGGCGAACAGGTAAGGGCCATGGCCTTCCGCCTGGAACAGGGCACAGACCTCCGCTGGCGCTGCGCAGCAGTAGAGCTGGGCGACGAACACCTACAGGCAACGCCCACCCGCTAG
- a CDS encoding HAD family hydrolase, producing the protein MGTHGKHRTHLVWDWNGTLLDDNAAVVGATNAAFGEVGLEPITLEQYREMYCIPIPRFYERLMGRLPTEAEWERMDGIFHLHYTEQRAACGLTEGAEQLLAQWQLAGRSQSLLSMYGHDQLVPVVRGYGIERHFVRVDGRTGPSGGSKARHMERHIAALDGVSPEHTVVIGDALDDAVAAAHVGAKAVLYTGGSHSRASLEAAGVPVVDSLAEAADLAERMAG; encoded by the coding sequence ATGGGGACGCATGGGAAGCACCGCACGCATCTGGTCTGGGACTGGAACGGCACACTGCTCGACGACAACGCCGCGGTCGTCGGCGCGACCAACGCCGCGTTCGGCGAGGTCGGCCTGGAGCCGATCACTCTGGAGCAGTACCGCGAGATGTACTGCATCCCGATCCCCCGCTTCTACGAACGGCTGATGGGCCGGCTGCCCACAGAGGCCGAGTGGGAGCGGATGGACGGGATATTTCACCTGCACTACACCGAGCAGCGGGCCGCCTGCGGGCTCACCGAGGGCGCCGAGCAGCTTCTCGCGCAGTGGCAGCTGGCCGGACGCAGCCAGTCTCTCCTGAGCATGTACGGACACGACCAGCTGGTCCCCGTGGTCCGGGGGTACGGCATCGAGCGGCACTTCGTACGGGTCGACGGGCGCACCGGACCGTCCGGCGGCAGCAAGGCGCGGCACATGGAGCGGCACATCGCCGCGCTGGACGGGGTGTCCCCGGAGCACACGGTGGTCATCGGCGATGCGCTGGACGACGCCGTGGCCGCCGCCCATGTCGGTGCGAAGGCCGTTCTCTACACCGGCGGATCGCACAGCAGGGCCAGTCTGGAGGCGGCCGGGGTGCCGGTGGTCGACAGCCTGGCCGAGGCCGCCGACCTCGCCGAGCGGATGGCTGGATAG